The following proteins are encoded in a genomic region of Saccharopolyspora antimicrobica:
- a CDS encoding UbiD family decarboxylase translates to MTPSPRQDAHVFFAEYRHAHPEDVVVVDEPVSAVEGVTGLIYELTARGRDEMLVCNEVDGVAAPVVTNVFASRRRIARFFDAEPGQLHEVYQSRASRLITPRVVDSSPLVEDAEVDLATVPMFQHFASDRAPYMTSGIVVAEDPDTKVGNMSYHRSMVHSPAELATSLHSRGDLWRLLAKYAERDEPMPVAVVIGGHPLFMLAASARVPADVDERAVAGGLFGEPLDVVRTPRHGIGVPAWAEYVLEGTINPRRHAEEGPFGEFSGYSSHRSTNNVLRVETVLRREDALLVDVAGGNTADHLNLARVPRESELAEKLKDRFPDVTAVHYPTSGTHFHCYVALRESRPGQARQVLLGLLGWDPYVKTAVAVDADVDITSDAEVLWALATHFQPHRDLFVVDGLPGSPLDPSSDPGGTTSRMGLDATRGPDFAGDRIVVSATARNDARRLLGTDGGRR, encoded by the coding sequence GTGACCCCTTCCCCGCGCCAGGACGCGCACGTCTTCTTCGCCGAGTACCGGCACGCGCACCCGGAGGACGTCGTCGTGGTGGACGAGCCGGTGTCCGCCGTAGAGGGTGTGACGGGGCTGATCTACGAGCTGACCGCACGCGGCCGGGACGAGATGCTGGTGTGCAACGAGGTCGACGGTGTCGCAGCACCGGTGGTGACCAATGTCTTCGCCTCCCGCCGCCGGATCGCCCGGTTCTTCGACGCCGAGCCCGGGCAACTGCACGAGGTGTACCAGTCCCGGGCTTCGCGGCTGATCACCCCGCGCGTCGTCGACTCCTCGCCGCTCGTCGAGGACGCCGAGGTGGACCTGGCGACCGTTCCGATGTTCCAGCACTTCGCCTCCGACCGGGCGCCCTACATGACCAGCGGCATCGTGGTGGCCGAGGATCCCGACACCAAGGTCGGGAACATGAGCTACCACCGTTCGATGGTGCACTCCCCCGCTGAGCTGGCGACGAGCCTGCACTCGCGCGGCGACCTGTGGCGCCTGTTGGCGAAGTACGCCGAACGAGACGAGCCGATGCCGGTGGCGGTGGTCATCGGCGGGCACCCGCTGTTCATGCTGGCGGCCTCCGCCCGCGTCCCCGCGGATGTGGACGAGCGCGCCGTAGCGGGCGGACTGTTCGGCGAACCGCTGGACGTGGTGCGCACTCCACGGCACGGGATCGGTGTACCGGCGTGGGCGGAGTACGTGCTGGAGGGCACCATCAACCCGCGACGCCACGCCGAGGAGGGCCCGTTCGGCGAGTTCTCGGGGTACTCGTCGCACCGGTCCACCAACAACGTGCTGCGGGTCGAGACGGTTCTGCGACGCGAGGACGCGCTGCTGGTGGACGTCGCGGGTGGGAACACCGCGGACCACCTGAACCTCGCGCGGGTACCGCGGGAGTCGGAGCTGGCGGAGAAGCTCAAGGACCGCTTTCCCGACGTCACCGCCGTGCACTACCCGACGTCCGGCACCCACTTCCACTGCTACGTGGCGTTGCGCGAATCCCGGCCGGGCCAGGCCCGCCAGGTGCTGCTCGGCCTGCTCGGCTGGGACCCGTACGTGAAGACGGCCGTCGCCGTGGACGCCGACGTGGACATCACGTCTGACGCCGAAGTGCTGTGGGCGCTGGCCACGCACTTCCAACCGCACCGCGACCTGTTCGTGGTGGACGGACTTCCGGGATCACCGCTGGATCCTTCGTCGGATCCCGGTGGCACCACGTCCCGGATGGGGCTCGACGCGACGCGCGGCCCCGACTTCGCCGGCGACCGGATCGTGGTCTCGGCAACCGCACGCAACGACGCCCGCCGCCTGCTGGGCACCGATGGAGGACGACGATGA
- a CDS encoding HNH endonuclease signature motif containing protein — protein MTPLMTTQDATPAAGAGAVVPAWPAWDAPTPGGSWPPAVTSLSDAELATRIGEVERQIRQARMQQLRLIAEADRRRLHAARGVRSTQVWLKNLLNIDGQDATNRVRIATATTAPNTGEATESTTDVAAGVAGPEVALPATGEALAEGVIGLEHARVISRCVSRLPEHAQHRAGEVERLLVENACRQCPRDLAKLADRVRYMLDADGAVADEQAQFESRELHYATARDGMLVIKARLDRETGAKFVTALRPLAAPRPETDGIKDPRTVGQRNADGLSTLLDLVLDTDGMPRTGGQKPHLTVTIDYTDLKNQLPTTATTGTSGEIITAAGGGAGMLEGTGQYLSPHTIRRIACDCEVLPMVLGGDSLPLDVGASQRTAPTHIRAALLARDGVCAFPECDHPAGTPQAHHIVHWVDGGPTSVENMVMLCAHHHRTIHNHHWHIQLDHGRPVFTPPANVDPARTPRSGGKAQPATHRHALRRLNTSPESGPPEAPPLART, from the coding sequence ATGACACCGCTGATGACCACCCAGGACGCGACGCCCGCCGCTGGCGCGGGTGCGGTCGTGCCCGCCTGGCCCGCGTGGGACGCACCCACGCCGGGCGGGTCGTGGCCGCCCGCGGTGACCTCCCTTTCCGATGCAGAACTCGCGACCCGGATCGGCGAGGTGGAACGGCAGATCCGCCAGGCGCGGATGCAGCAGCTGCGGTTGATCGCCGAAGCCGACCGCCGCCGCCTGCACGCCGCTCGTGGTGTGCGCTCGACGCAGGTGTGGCTGAAGAACCTGCTCAACATCGACGGTCAGGACGCCACGAACCGAGTCCGTATCGCCACCGCCACCACCGCGCCGAACACCGGTGAGGCCACCGAGTCCACCACTGACGTCGCTGCTGGTGTCGCTGGGCCGGAGGTTGCGCTCCCGGCGACCGGGGAGGCATTGGCCGAGGGTGTGATCGGGCTGGAGCACGCGCGGGTGATCTCCCGCTGTGTGTCCCGGCTGCCTGAGCACGCCCAGCACCGTGCCGGTGAGGTGGAGCGGTTGTTGGTGGAGAACGCCTGCCGCCAATGCCCCCGTGATCTGGCCAAGCTGGCCGACCGGGTGCGCTACATGCTCGACGCCGACGGTGCCGTCGCGGACGAGCAGGCCCAGTTCGAGTCCCGCGAGCTGCACTACGCGACCGCTCGTGACGGGATGCTGGTGATCAAGGCCCGTCTGGACCGCGAGACCGGGGCGAAGTTCGTCACCGCCCTGCGCCCGCTGGCCGCGCCGCGCCCGGAAACCGACGGGATCAAGGACCCCCGCACGGTCGGGCAGCGCAACGCCGACGGTCTGTCGACCCTGCTCGACCTCGTGCTCGACACCGACGGGATGCCCCGCACCGGTGGGCAGAAGCCGCACCTGACGGTCACCATCGACTACACCGACCTGAAAAACCAGCTCCCCACCACCGCCACTACCGGCACCAGCGGCGAGATCATCACCGCCGCTGGTGGTGGGGCGGGGATGCTGGAAGGCACCGGCCAGTACCTCAGCCCGCACACCATCCGCAGGATCGCCTGCGACTGCGAGGTCCTGCCCATGGTCCTCGGCGGCGACAGCCTTCCTCTCGACGTGGGTGCTTCGCAGCGGACCGCACCGACGCATATCCGTGCCGCGCTGCTGGCCCGCGACGGCGTCTGCGCCTTCCCGGAATGTGATCACCCGGCGGGAACGCCGCAGGCCCATCACATCGTGCACTGGGTCGACGGAGGACCGACCAGCGTGGAGAACATGGTGATGCTGTGTGCCCATCACCACCGCACCATCCACAACCACCACTGGCACATCCAACTCGACCACGGCCGACCGGTATTCACACCACCGGCAAACGTGGACCCGGCACGCACACCCCGGTCTGGCGGGAAAGCCCAACCCGCCACACACCGCCACGCCCTCCGCCGCCTGAACACATCACCGGAGAGCGGGCCGCCAGAGGCTCCACCGTTGGCGAGAACCTGA
- a CDS encoding nucleobase:cation symporter-2 family protein: MRLRPRPRSTAPPDAVDTVPPLRQLLPLGLQHVLVAYSGMATVPLLIGLGIGLPTEQIALLVSANVLVSGIATLLQALGVLNIGARLPIVMGSTFTGITPAILVGKDGGLPAVFGATIVAGLLTWIVAPWFSRLMRFFPPIVTGTIIAIIGFSLLPSTSKLIAGTDPTAADFASPTRLLMALGTILLVVLLEAFAPVAVARFAILIALVLGTLLALPLGLADFSSVDEASWFGAVHPFAFGLPEFTIAAILPMIIIQLVNMVESTGDTLAIGQIAGRDVGRDDLSRALRADGVGTAFAGVFNSFTIVTFGENVGLVSMTRVLSRYVVATAGALLVVIGLLPKLGAVVASLPGPVLGGVGVVMFGTVGAIGVKIMAQADLGNPRNILIVAISFGFGLLPVGAPEFYANLPGVLQPVLSSGIAAGGIAAFLLNLVLNRRTS; encoded by the coding sequence ATGCGATTACGCCCCAGACCTCGCAGCACCGCCCCGCCAGACGCCGTCGACACCGTCCCACCGCTGCGCCAGCTGCTGCCGCTCGGCCTGCAGCACGTGCTGGTCGCCTACTCCGGCATGGCCACCGTGCCGCTGCTGATCGGACTCGGCATCGGACTGCCCACCGAGCAGATCGCCCTGCTCGTGTCGGCGAACGTGCTGGTCAGCGGGATCGCAACGCTGCTGCAGGCGCTCGGCGTGCTCAACATCGGAGCCCGGCTGCCGATCGTGATGGGCTCGACGTTCACCGGGATCACCCCCGCCATCCTGGTCGGCAAGGACGGCGGACTGCCCGCGGTGTTCGGCGCGACGATCGTCGCCGGGCTGCTCACCTGGATCGTCGCCCCGTGGTTCAGCCGGCTGATGCGGTTCTTCCCGCCCATCGTCACCGGCACCATCATCGCCATCATCGGCTTCTCCCTGCTGCCCTCGACTTCGAAGCTCATCGCGGGCACCGACCCCACCGCCGCCGACTTCGCCTCGCCCACCCGCCTGCTGATGGCGCTGGGCACGATCCTGCTGGTGGTGCTGCTGGAGGCCTTCGCCCCGGTCGCCGTCGCGCGCTTCGCGATCCTGATCGCGCTGGTGCTGGGCACGCTCCTGGCGCTGCCGCTCGGTCTGGCCGACTTCTCCTCGGTGGACGAGGCGTCCTGGTTCGGCGCGGTGCACCCGTTCGCGTTCGGGCTGCCCGAGTTCACCATCGCCGCGATCCTGCCGATGATCATCATCCAGCTGGTGAACATGGTGGAGTCCACCGGGGACACCCTGGCCATCGGGCAGATCGCCGGGCGCGACGTCGGCCGCGACGACCTGTCCCGGGCGCTGCGCGCCGACGGGGTCGGAACCGCGTTCGCCGGGGTGTTCAACTCGTTCACCATCGTGACCTTCGGCGAGAACGTCGGCCTGGTGAGCATGACCCGCGTGCTCAGCCGCTACGTGGTCGCCACCGCCGGGGCGCTGCTGGTCGTGATCGGCCTGCTGCCCAAGCTCGGCGCCGTGGTCGCCTCGCTGCCCGGCCCGGTGCTGGGCGGGGTCGGAGTGGTCATGTTCGGCACCGTCGGCGCGATCGGCGTGAAGATCATGGCCCAGGCGGACCTGGGGAATCCGCGCAACATCCTGATCGTGGCCATCTCCTTCGGCTTCGGCCTGCTGCCGGTGGGCGCCCCTGAGTTCTACGCGAACCTGCCCGGTGTCCTGCAACCGGTGCTGTCCTCCGGGATCGCGGCCGGTGGCATCGCCGCCTTCCTGCTGAACCTGGTGCTCAACCGGCGAACTTCCTGA
- a CDS encoding nucleobase:cation symporter-2 family protein — protein sequence MVRETPSTSDVGVDDRLPWGHTIMLGLQHVLVMYAGAVVVPMVVGSALGLGQDEIATLVCIDLVLAGIGTILQSLGLWKFGIRMPLVVGAASNGIVPMILIGQSKGLPTVYGSLLVGGVLWILLAPLFGSLLRLFPAVVTGTVITLIGLTLIPVGLRLIAGKDPSAPDYAAPGNLLIAGFTLLLVVVFSRFLRGLLGQLALLLALVVGAVVGWIAGMGDLADVGSGPVLDVPAPFHYGLVQFDIPSILLFLIVVLVLTVEASGQGLAVGQVVGRKVGPAEISRLLRVDGLLTALSGIFSGFAYTTFGQNIGLIALTKVRSRYPVAVGGVILVVLGVVQPIGRLVAAIPQPVIGAVAVVTFAALTVSGIELLSEVDFSRAGNLVVVMVALGVGLVPTGAPDFYHQLPFVAQVFLDSGVATGTVLAVALNALFHLRRRPDA from the coding sequence ATGGTGCGCGAAACCCCGTCCACATCGGACGTCGGAGTGGACGACCGGCTGCCCTGGGGCCACACGATTATGCTGGGCCTGCAGCACGTGCTGGTGATGTACGCGGGCGCGGTCGTGGTGCCGATGGTGGTCGGCTCCGCCCTCGGGCTCGGCCAGGACGAGATCGCCACTCTGGTCTGCATCGACCTCGTGCTGGCGGGCATCGGCACGATCCTGCAGTCGCTGGGGCTGTGGAAGTTCGGCATCCGGATGCCGCTGGTGGTCGGCGCGGCGTCGAACGGGATAGTGCCGATGATCCTCATCGGCCAGTCGAAGGGACTGCCCACCGTGTACGGCTCACTGCTGGTCGGCGGGGTGCTGTGGATCCTGCTGGCACCGCTGTTCGGCAGCCTGCTGCGGTTGTTCCCGGCCGTGGTGACCGGGACCGTGATCACGCTGATCGGCCTGACGCTGATCCCGGTGGGGCTCCGGTTGATCGCCGGGAAGGATCCGAGCGCCCCCGACTACGCCGCACCGGGCAACCTGCTGATCGCCGGGTTCACCCTGCTGCTGGTCGTGGTGTTCTCCCGGTTCCTGCGCGGGCTGCTGGGTCAGCTCGCGCTGCTGCTCGCACTCGTCGTGGGCGCCGTCGTCGGCTGGATCGCCGGCATGGGCGACCTGGCCGACGTCGGCTCGGGCCCGGTGCTGGACGTTCCCGCGCCGTTCCACTACGGGTTGGTGCAGTTCGACATCCCGTCGATCCTGCTGTTCCTCATCGTCGTGCTGGTGCTCACCGTGGAGGCATCCGGCCAGGGGCTGGCAGTCGGTCAGGTGGTGGGCCGGAAGGTCGGGCCCGCCGAGATCAGCCGCCTGCTGCGCGTGGACGGCCTGCTGACCGCGCTCAGCGGGATCTTCAGCGGCTTCGCCTACACCACCTTCGGGCAGAACATCGGGCTGATCGCGCTGACCAAGGTCCGCAGCCGCTACCCGGTCGCGGTCGGCGGCGTGATCCTGGTGGTGCTGGGCGTGGTGCAGCCGATCGGCCGACTGGTCGCGGCGATCCCGCAGCCGGTGATCGGTGCGGTCGCGGTGGTCACCTTCGCCGCCCTGACCGTCTCCGGCATCGAGTTGCTGTCCGAAGTGGACTTCAGCCGGGCCGGCAACCTCGTGGTCGTGATGGTCGCGCTCGGCGTCGGGCTGGTGCCCACCGGCGCACCCGACTTCTACCACCAACTGCCCTTCGTCGCGCAGGTCTTCCTGGACAGCGGCGTGGCGACCGGAACAGTCCTGGCGGTGGCCCTCAACGCCCTGTTCCACCTGCGGAGGCGGCCGGATGCGTGA
- a CDS encoding ABC transporter ATP-binding protein — MRWRRRTAAEPADLVVPYWQAHDEELLSAGLGAIARRLPALVHDAIRVAWQASRTDTAAALVLTVLAGLFTAFGLLATNDVLESLFAAGATADRVRAAIPALLLVGTAAALRAGMLAVAAWAQERLKPQVERLAETRLFRLTTRVELTAFDDEEFHNSMQRARDNGVPDSATVVEMTVNVLTGAIGVLSAAVTLGVLHPALMPLLLVTAVPDAWAALRSARMRYAAFRRVSTARRRKFLLSDLMAERPPAAEVRAFTLRRFLLGEYDRIAEYEQRVELDVAWQRATTRMTGDLLGGVALAAVYGTLGLMLAFGFLPLAVVGTAVLTIRASQSSLASLVQSVNKLYEAGLYFGDYLEFCAMAERFVPPERTARLDPFRRIAAESVRFTYPGADTPALDGVSVAVERGEIVALVGENGSGKTTLAKLLAGLYAPDSGTVRWNDADLADVDGDTLRERISVIAQDHTRWPLTAAQNITMGRPRDDERMAEAARAAGADAVLARLDDGYETLLDRRFRGGQELSGGQWQRIAIARAFYRDADVMIFDEPTSALDPRAEHALFERIRHHAAGRTVVLISHRLFSVRYADRIYVLDRGRVVEQGTHPDLLRTGGRYAQLYELQAAAYREPSSAC, encoded by the coding sequence ATGAGGTGGCGACGGCGCACCGCGGCCGAGCCGGCCGATCTCGTCGTGCCGTACTGGCAGGCGCACGACGAGGAGCTGCTGTCCGCGGGCCTGGGTGCCATCGCGCGACGACTGCCGGCGCTGGTCCACGACGCGATCCGCGTCGCCTGGCAGGCCAGCCGCACCGACACCGCGGCGGCGCTGGTCCTCACCGTGCTGGCGGGCCTGTTCACCGCGTTCGGGTTGCTCGCCACCAACGACGTGCTGGAGTCGCTGTTCGCGGCGGGCGCGACCGCGGACCGCGTCCGCGCGGCGATCCCCGCACTGCTGCTGGTGGGCACGGCCGCCGCGCTGCGGGCGGGCATGCTGGCGGTCGCGGCCTGGGCGCAGGAAAGGCTGAAACCGCAGGTCGAGCGGCTGGCGGAGACCCGGCTGTTCCGGCTGACCACTCGGGTCGAGCTGACCGCGTTCGACGACGAGGAGTTCCACAACTCGATGCAGCGGGCGCGGGACAACGGCGTGCCCGATTCCGCGACGGTCGTGGAGATGACGGTCAACGTGCTCACCGGAGCGATCGGCGTGCTCTCCGCGGCGGTCACGCTGGGCGTCCTGCACCCGGCGCTGATGCCGCTGCTGCTGGTGACGGCGGTGCCGGACGCCTGGGCGGCACTGCGGTCGGCGCGGATGCGCTACGCGGCATTCCGCCGGGTCTCCACCGCGCGGCGGCGCAAGTTCCTGCTCTCCGACCTGATGGCCGAGCGGCCGCCCGCGGCGGAGGTCCGGGCGTTCACGCTGCGCCGCTTCCTGCTCGGCGAGTACGACCGCATCGCCGAGTACGAGCAGCGGGTGGAGCTCGACGTGGCCTGGCAGCGGGCGACCACGCGGATGACCGGCGACCTGCTCGGCGGCGTCGCGCTCGCCGCGGTGTACGGAACGCTCGGCTTGATGCTGGCCTTCGGGTTCCTGCCGCTGGCCGTGGTGGGCACCGCGGTGCTGACCATCCGCGCCAGCCAGTCGTCCCTGGCCAGCCTGGTGCAGTCGGTGAACAAGCTCTACGAGGCCGGTCTGTACTTCGGAGACTACCTGGAGTTCTGCGCGATGGCGGAGCGGTTCGTGCCGCCCGAGCGCACCGCTCGGCTCGACCCGTTCCGCCGGATCGCAGCGGAGTCGGTGCGCTTCACGTACCCAGGAGCGGACACGCCCGCGCTCGACGGAGTGAGCGTGGCGGTCGAGCGCGGTGAGATCGTGGCGCTGGTGGGCGAGAACGGCTCGGGCAAGACGACGCTGGCCAAGCTGCTGGCAGGCCTGTACGCACCGGATTCCGGCACGGTCCGGTGGAACGACGCCGACCTGGCCGACGTCGACGGCGACACGCTGCGCGAACGCATCTCGGTGATTGCCCAGGACCACACGCGCTGGCCGCTGACCGCGGCGCAGAACATCACGATGGGCCGGCCCCGCGACGACGAGCGCATGGCCGAAGCGGCGCGCGCCGCGGGAGCCGACGCGGTGCTCGCGAGGCTCGACGACGGCTACGAAACCCTGCTGGACCGCAGGTTCCGAGGCGGCCAAGAGCTCTCCGGCGGCCAGTGGCAGCGCATCGCGATCGCCCGCGCCTTCTACCGCGACGCGGACGTGATGATCTTCGACGAGCCGACCTCGGCCCTGGACCCCCGCGCGGAACACGCCCTGTTCGAGCGCATCCGGCACCACGCGGCCGGCCGCACAGTGGTGCTGATCTCGCATCGCCTCTTCAGCGTCCGCTACGCCGACCGGATCTACGTCCTGGACCGCGGCCGCGTCGTCGAGCAGGGCACACACCCGGACCTGCTGCGCACCGGAGGCCGCTACGCCCAGCTCTACGAGCTCCAGGCGGCTGCGTACCGAGAACCGAGTTCGGCGTGCTGA
- a CDS encoding MauE/DoxX family redox-associated membrane protein, which translates to MLSWSAPAALAVAGVLAFAAVSKLRDLARFSDAVAGYRILARGLVPVAARTVVGAELLGAVLLAVPPTRVWGSALAMVLFSAFLIGMGSVLRRGMRVSCGCLQTSERVGAGSLTRTGLLLALALFAGFGAGLSFEPVQLLGAALLAGVVFGVAALVSRLDAQPAAPVVGRQFEIGTDVSDFAGGGDRVLFAYISPLCGACRAMLPEFRAVVGRVPVVLVSSGEFGEVRGYLDGQGSDLPLVTGPEVFEANGVPGPPYAVLTDSSGSILAHRGVDRPEKLAALLGDVGL; encoded by the coding sequence GTGCTGAGCTGGTCGGCCCCGGCTGCGCTGGCCGTGGCGGGAGTGCTGGCCTTCGCGGCGGTGAGCAAGCTGCGCGACCTCGCCCGGTTCTCCGATGCAGTCGCCGGTTACCGGATCCTGGCTCGTGGGTTGGTTCCGGTGGCTGCGCGGACGGTGGTCGGGGCGGAGCTGCTGGGTGCGGTGTTGTTGGCAGTGCCGCCGACGCGAGTATGGGGATCAGCGCTCGCGATGGTGCTGTTCAGCGCGTTCTTGATCGGCATGGGCAGTGTGTTGCGCCGTGGGATGCGGGTGTCTTGTGGCTGCTTGCAGACCTCGGAACGGGTTGGTGCGGGTTCGCTGACACGTACTGGGCTGCTGCTGGCGCTTGCGTTGTTTGCTGGATTCGGTGCGGGCCTGTCGTTCGAGCCGGTGCAGTTGCTCGGAGCTGCGCTCCTTGCCGGGGTGGTGTTCGGGGTGGCAGCGCTTGTTTCGCGCTTGGATGCTCAACCGGCTGCGCCGGTGGTGGGGAGGCAGTTCGAGATCGGTACCGATGTTTCGGACTTTGCCGGGGGTGGTGATCGGGTGCTGTTCGCCTACATCTCGCCGCTCTGCGGTGCTTGTCGGGCAATGCTGCCCGAGTTCCGGGCGGTGGTCGGTCGGGTGCCGGTGGTGTTGGTGAGTTCCGGCGAGTTCGGGGAGGTGCGGGGCTACCTCGACGGGCAGGGGAGCGATCTGCCGTTGGTGACCGGGCCGGAGGTTTTCGAGGCCAACGGTGTTCCTGGGCCGCCTTACGCTGTGCTCACCGATTCGTCTGGTTCGATCTTGGCGCATCGTGGGGTTGATCGACCGGAGAAGTTGGCTGCGTTGCTGGGTGATGTTGGGCTTTGA
- a CDS encoding UbiX family flavin prenyltransferase, with product MRDRLVVGVTGASAPHLAIHLLTALRRIDEVETHLVMSRAAHRTIELETGLRPADVAALADVCHQRGDIAGSIASGSFRTAGMVVVPCSMKTLAGIAHGYSDDLLTRAADVCLKERRRLVLVTRETPLSLVHLRNMTAVTEAGAVVLPPVPAFYHRPESVDDLLAHLTGKVLDQFGIDHDLFPRWQGPRREQGAVR from the coding sequence ATGCGTGACCGACTCGTGGTGGGCGTGACCGGGGCCAGCGCGCCGCACCTCGCCATCCACCTGCTGACCGCGCTGCGGCGGATCGACGAGGTCGAGACGCACCTCGTGATGTCCCGCGCCGCGCACCGCACCATCGAGCTGGAGACCGGTCTCCGGCCCGCCGACGTGGCCGCCCTGGCCGACGTCTGCCACCAGCGCGGTGACATCGCGGGCAGCATCGCCTCGGGCTCGTTCCGCACCGCGGGGATGGTCGTGGTGCCGTGCTCGATGAAGACGCTCGCCGGGATCGCGCACGGCTACAGCGACGACTTGCTGACCCGCGCCGCCGACGTGTGCCTGAAGGAGCGCCGACGCCTGGTGCTGGTCACCCGCGAAACACCGCTGAGCCTGGTGCACCTGCGCAACATGACGGCGGTGACCGAAGCCGGGGCGGTGGTGCTGCCCCCGGTGCCCGCCTTCTACCACCGGCCCGAGTCGGTCGACGACCTGCTGGCGCACCTCACCGGCAAGGTCCTGGACCAGTTCGGCATCGACCACGATCTCTTCCCGCGCTGGCAAGGCCCCCGTCGAGAGCAAGGAGCAGTCCGGTGA
- a CDS encoding CobW family GTP-binding protein, translating into MSKIPVTVLTGFLGAGKTTLVKHILTAEHGHRIAVIENEFGEIPIDDALVLRSDEQFFEMSNGCCICCTARTDLIDILRKLIERKDKIDRVLIETTGLADPNPVAQTFYIDEEISEHFALDAIVTLVDSKHIGQHLDGAGVGHQAVDQIAFADRLLLNKIDLVTEPELAALRERLRGINATAEIITSNYSKVDLTDILGVGAFSRIVHPAWLDEQEHFHDPAVSSVGIELDSAVDGDLDEGALRAWLGRLTDEHGDDLYRLKGVLAVREDSRRFVLQGIHRIFELRPAEPWGRDYRGSKVVFIGRDLDPASLVDGLRTCVRAS; encoded by the coding sequence ATGAGCAAGATTCCCGTGACCGTGCTGACCGGCTTCCTCGGCGCTGGAAAGACGACGCTGGTCAAGCACATCCTCACCGCCGAGCACGGGCACCGCATCGCGGTCATCGAGAACGAGTTCGGCGAGATCCCGATCGATGACGCGCTGGTGCTGCGCTCGGACGAGCAGTTCTTCGAGATGTCCAACGGCTGCTGCATCTGCTGCACGGCCCGGACGGACCTGATCGACATCCTGCGGAAGCTGATCGAGCGAAAGGACAAGATCGACCGGGTGCTGATCGAGACGACCGGTCTGGCCGACCCGAACCCGGTCGCCCAGACCTTCTACATCGATGAGGAGATCAGCGAGCACTTCGCGCTGGACGCGATCGTGACGCTGGTCGACTCCAAGCACATCGGCCAGCACCTGGATGGCGCCGGAGTCGGCCACCAGGCCGTGGACCAGATCGCCTTCGCCGATCGGCTCCTGCTCAACAAGATCGACCTCGTCACCGAGCCCGAACTCGCCGCGCTCCGCGAACGCCTTCGCGGGATCAACGCCACTGCCGAGATCATCACGTCCAACTACTCCAAGGTCGACCTCACCGACATCCTCGGCGTCGGTGCGTTCAGCCGGATCGTGCATCCTGCTTGGCTCGACGAGCAGGAGCACTTCCACGATCCTGCTGTGAGCTCCGTCGGGATCGAGCTCGACAGCGCTGTCGACGGGGATCTCGACGAGGGTGCACTGCGGGCGTGGCTCGGTCGGCTCACCGATGAGCACGGGGACGATCTGTACCGCTTGAAGGGCGTTCTCGCTGTTCGGGAGGATTCTCGGCGGTTTGTGCTTCAGGGGATTCATCGGATCTTCGAGCTTCGTCCCGCTGAGCCTTGGGGGCGGGATTACCGGGGTAGCAAGGTTGTCTTCATTGGGCGTGATCTTGATCCGGCTTCTCTTGTTGATGGGTTGCGGACTTGTGTTCGTGCTTCTTGA